Genomic segment of Fundidesulfovibrio magnetotacticus:
CCGACTACCGCGAGATCTCCCTGGAGGAGCTGGGCGTGTTCGACTCCGGCGAGGGCCCCGCCGCCACCGAGGGGCTCTTCGACGAAAACCGCATCGCGGAGTTCCTGGAGATGGGCGTGTCGCCCCTGGCGGGCGCAAGGGGCAGGGACATGGCCTTCCTGCCGCGCCAGACCGCCCTGGACGGCGGGTCGTTCACCTTCCAGCTTTTCTTCGGGCGCGTGGTGAGCCACCTGCTGGAGGTCCGCGACCAGGCCCCCGAGGAAGACCGGTACGACCCGGCCCAGGCCGTGACCCGGGCGCTGGTGAACCTTTTCAACCAGACCGGCCAGCTGCCGCCGCCCGACCTGGTGGTGGAGGCCGGGGAGAAGAGCGAAGGCCGCCTGGCCCTGGACATCGCCTTCACCCCGCCGCGCCAGGTGATGGGCGGGGAGCGCCTGCGCTTCTCGTTCGTCTGGTAGCGGCGGCGACGCCGCCCGGGCGCATGGAGCTGTCCGGCGCGCGGCTGAGTGCCGTCCGCAAACGGCTCCCGGAACCCCCCGTCAACGGGGTCTGTCCACACGAAAAAGGCCGCCCCCCGCACGCGGGGGACGGCCTCAGTTTGATGACAAAACCCCGAAGCGGGGTTTGCGGGATACGCTTACGGGCGGCAAAGCCGCCCTGCTCCAGGCTGCGCTTCGCGCAGGGCTGCTGAAAAAACCGCAAAGCCGACTTTGTCAGCAGCCTCGGCCGTCCCCGCGAGCGGGGGACGGCCTTTTGTCGTAATGGGGAGAGCGGCTGGGCTATTTGAGCCCCACCACGAACATCTCGGCCTCGTCGCCCTCGGGGAAGGAGCCGAAGGCCACGGCGCGCGGATTGCCCTTCACGCGCACGTAGTAGGACGTGGCGTCGTCCAGGGCGTTCTTCACGGCCCAGGCATCGAACTGGGCCTCGCCCAGGGAGAATTTCACGCCCTTCATGGGGTATTCCAGCACGGCCTTCTCGGGCACCGTGCCGCGCGGCCCCACGCCGTGGGCGTCCACCTCGGCCGCGTCCGCGCCTCCCTGCACCCCGAAGATCGCTCCGGCCCAGGCGTGGCCCTTGGCAGGCCCCACCTCGAACCACTGGCCCAGGCCCGGCAGGGGGTGGATGTCCAGATGGTATTCCGGTTCCACCTTGGGGACGGGGGTGTTGGCCTTGGCCACCAGCTTGGCCATGAGCGAGGCGTCGTCCTTGACGGGCGCTACGCCCTTGAGGGGCGTGGGCAGCGTGGCCGGGTCCAGTTCGCCGCCGTCGCAGAGCACCATCACGGGAAATCCGTGGCCCTTCATGGCCTGGACCATGGCCGCCAGCATGGAGAGGCCGTAGCGCTTGGTTTCGTCCTGGAACGAGGCCAGCTGTCCCCGGATGAGCCACACGGCCGTTTCGGGCTTGGAGATTTCGGAAAACGCGCCCGCCCACTGCATCTTTTCCAGGTCGTCCACCCAGAAATGCCCGTTGACGCCCAGGCCGTAGCGGTGGATCGCCTCGAAGAGCGCGCGCCCCTTGGCTTCGTCCTGTTCCAGGATGGTCACCCAGATGGTCTTGTTCATGGTCCGGCCTTTGCTGGAAGGTTCTTGACGTGGGTTTTCCTTGGCCTCAATGAAGGCTATAGCCAAGGGGCACGGCAAGGACAACAGGATTCAAGGGGGACTGCGCATGACCACCGGGGCCAAGTGGACACTGGCCGTTCTGGCGCTGGCGGCGCTGGCGTTCGCGTCGCTGGGCGCGGGCATGGCCGGGCGCACGTCCCAGGCCGGTCCGGTCCGGCAGGACGCCGCGCGCGACGCCATGTTCTATCTCGCGGCCCTGCGCGGGGAGGCGCTAGGCCTGCGCGGCCCCGGCGACCCTTTCCATTCCCGCCTGACCCGGGCCGCCTTCTCCCAGGCCGGGCGGGGCTACGTGTACGGCGGCGCGGGACCCTCCGGGTTCGACTGCTCGGGCTTCACCAGCTGGAGCTACGCCCAGGCGGGCCACGCCCTTCCGCGCACCTCCGGGGAGCAGTTCCGCCAGGGCCGCGCCGTGGACCCCAAGGCGCTTCGCCAGGGCGACCTGGTGTTCTTCGGCCGGGAGGGCCGGGTGGACCACGTGGGCATCTACCTGGCCGACGGGCGCTTCATCCACAGCTCGCGCCCGGCCGGGGGCGTGGCCGTCTCCAGCCTCGCGGACCCCTACTGGACAAGAACCTACGCGGGCGCGCGACGCCCCGACGCGGGAGGCGCGCCATGAGGCTTTTCCCTGCGGCCGCTCTGGCCCTGCTCAACATCCTGGCGCTGGCCCTGGCCTGCGGACCGGTCCGCGCCATGCCGAAAAACGACATCCAGCTGGTGCAGAGCGCCCGCTTCCCCTTCGACACCACCCTCACGGTGAAGCAGGCCATGGAGCGCTATTTCTACTTCTCCAACATCACGTGGTCGGTGTCCTACGACGTGACCGGGCGCAAGGTGGTGGAGGCGCGGGGCTATTTCGACATGGCCAAGGTGCGCACGCGCACCGACCCCTCCACCTGCGTGAACCGCGCGGGGGTCTCCGTGGGCCTCAATCCGGGCCAGCCCTTCATGGTGCTCCAGTACCGGCCGGACTTCCTGGGCCAGACGGCCCAGCTTTTCTACTCCGGGCTCTGGGAGCTGCACGACGAGGCCCGCCTGGACGACCCGGACCTGCTCTGGGCCAAGGCCCTGGTCACCGACGAGCTGCCCAGCCCCGTGCCCCTGTGCGACATGCCCCTGGACCAGATTTCGCCCCTGGACCAGCTGGCCATCCAGGAGGCTCCGGTGGTCGATCCCGGCGCTCCGGCCGCCGACCCAGCGGCCGAAGCGAAGACCCAAACGCCCCAGGGCACGCCGCGCGTCTCCCCCGACGCGACCAAAAGCCCCCTTCCCCCCGCCGTGCAACCGGCCAGCGACGTGGCCAAAAAGGCCAAGGAGACGCCCCCCACCCCCACCAGCACGGGACGCTGAAGATGCCCGGGGTCGGAAGGCTGTCGGCTCCGCCGCCTAGGGGCTGGTTCGCTCGGCGGAGTGCTTGCGAAGGCCGGACGCTGAAATCGTTGTCGTCGGCCCGATGCTGTCCGGGAAGTTGTCACCGTGCCGCCAGGGTGCGACAGAGGTGAAGATTTGGAGCGGCGATTCAGCGGACGGTGAACGAGGCGCTGGCGAGTTCCTTGTTCCCGTTGAAAACAGTGACTCTGTATATTCCTTGTTGCCAACGGCCCGGCTGGTCGCTCCCGAATGCTTGAGACATGTACACCGCTGAGGGAGGGAGAGGATTGTTCACGGTTGCCGTTGCCTTGTAGGAGCCGTCTTCCTGGGCGCAGACGAACGTCAGTACGAGCGGGAGGCCGAATCGCGCTCCCTGCGCCGGGATGACCTGGGCTTCAGCGATGATGAAACGTGTCTCACCCGTGCGGAATTGGTCCTTGTAGAAGCGATTGCGCGTGTCGGCCGTTGCGCGCCCCGACGCGGAAAACCTGATCTGACCGATGGAAACCGCCGTTTCGAGGCCTTTGTCGGGTGTGCATTGCGCCTGTGCGGATGTTGCGGCCGGGCCTGTGGGAGAAGGCGGTTGGCTGCCTGCCGCCCGAACCGCCAGGGCGCGGAAATCCTTCGATGCGTTCTCCTGTCTGGCCAGAGCTTCGTCGGGGCTGGCCAGGTTGATGGCGTAGACGGTCGCATCTTGGTGCGATTCCCGCGTCCAGGCGATCTTTCCCTGGCTGGCCCAGCCGAAGAGAGGCGTGCGTGGCTGGGGCATCTTGGCCGAGGCCATTCCGAGCGCGGCCAATGTCCTGAGTTGTTCCCTGGTCGGCAGGGACCAGCCGCCGCCATCGAGGTTCAATCCCGTAGCCCAGGCACAGGCGCTGCCCCAGGAGGTGTCCACGTCCTGTCCGGCAGTCCATTGGAGACCTGTTCGCGCATCGTGGAGGATGTTGTCAGCTGAGACCGTGAACCGTCCGCCGGATTCATCCGAGGATGGTTCGCGGGCTATGCGATGCTTCACACCTTGCGCGGCGGCAGGCTGTTGAGGTGTGGGCTTTTTGAGGTATTCTTCGGGGAGTGTGGCTTGGCACAACACGCAGTTCGCGTGCAGCAGCACGAATGCTGCCATGGCTAGAATTGATGCCGTGGTGCGAAATGTCATGATGAGCGCCATTACAGATGGTTAAATCTGGCGATGCATTTCTGCAAAAGATTACTGTACGTGGTCGGCATGCGTCAACGTGTAGTTCCGGTCGATGTCCCCGCCGGTCGCGAGCCGTCCCTCGGGGAAAGTCCTCCGTGGACGGCGTCACGCCGCGCCGTCTCACGCACCGTGCCCCTGCCGGACGGCCTCGCCGGGCAGGAAGGCCCTTCTGCCCCGCGAGGCCTTGGCCAGCGCCACGCGCAGGCGCGAGAGGTCGATGGGCTTGCTCAGGTAGTCGTCCATGCCCGCCGCCAGCACCTGCTCCCGGTAGCCCTTCATGGCGTGGGCCGTGAGGGCCACCACGGGCACGTCGCGGTTGCGCGCCCCGGATTCCAGGGCGCGGATGCGCGCGGCGGTCTCGTAGCCGTCCATGAGCGGCATCTGGATGTCCAGGAGCACGCAGTCGAATTCGGCGCGCTCCAGAAGTTCCAGGGCCTGCAACCCGTTGTCCGCGCAGGCCACGCCATGGCCCCAGCGTTCCAGCTGACGGCTGGTGGCCAGGCGGATGATCCGCTCGTCTTCGGCCAGCAGGATGCGCAGGGGGGGCGTCTGCAGGGTCTCCCAGGCGCGGTCCGCTTCGTCGTGCCTCCCTTGCGAGGGGCTGGCCTCCCGGTAGGGCAGGGCGACGCGCACGGTCGTGCCCCTGCCGAGGGCGCTCGTCAGGTCGATCCGGCCGCCCATGCGCTCCACCAGCCCCTTGACGATGGCCAGGCCCAGGCCCGCGCCCTGGTGCTTGCGGGAATGGGAGGCGTCGGCCTGGATGAAGGGCCGGAAGAGGTCGGGGATGCGTTCGGGCTCGATGCCGATGCCCGTATCCTCCACCGTGAAGACCAGCCGGGGCCCGCCGTCCCCGCGCTCCAGCGCGGCGCGCACGCGCACGCCCCCCGCGTCGGTGAACTTGAGGGCGTTGCCCACCAGGTTGAAGAGCACCTGGCGCACGCGCACCGTGTCGCCCGCGAACCAGGCGGGCATGTCCGGGGCCACGTCCAGGGCGAGTTCCAGGCCCTTGGACCGCGCCTCGGGCGTGAACACGGCCTGCAGGTTGGCCAGGAGCCCCCGGCTGTCCACGGACTCGGCGCACAGCACCATGTAGCCCGCCTCGATGCGCGAGAGGTCCAGGATTTCGTTGAGAACGCGCAGCAGGTTCACGCCCGATTCGGCGGCCATGTCCAGGAGCTTGCGCTGTTCCGCGTCCAGGGGCGAATCGCGCAGGAGGTTCAGCATGCCCAGCATGCCGCTGGTGGGCGTGCGGATTTCGTGGCTCATGTTGGCCAGGAAGGAACTCTTGGCCTGGCTGGCGGCCTGGGCGGCCTTGGTGGAGGCCCGCAGGGACTCCTCCAGGCGCACTTCCAGGGTGGCGTCGCGCAGCATGGCGATCACCAGCGAGGCCCGGGCGTCGGGGCCGCGCACGCAGGTGACGGTGAGGTCGGCCCAGACCGTGCCGCCGTCCTTGCCCACGAGGCGGCTGCGCAGGGAATAGGCCTCGCGCTTGCCCTCCAGCAGCTCCGCCAGCATGCGGGCGCGGGCCGGGGAGGCGTCGGGCGGGGCCAGGGCGTCCCAGGGGCGTCCGCGCAGGTCTTCGGAGTCGTAGCCGAGCATGCTCGTGAAGGCGGGGTTCACCGAGAGGTAGCGCGCCTGGGTGTCGGCCAGGGCGATGCCCGCGCCCGCGCAGCGGAAAACGGCCTCGAAGCGGGCCTGTTCATGGACGGCCTCGGCCACGGCCTTGCGCCGTCCTTGAAGCGCGCCGAGCCCGAAGGCGGCCAGCGCCAGGATCAGCCCGCCCAGGGCCATCCCCTGGTAGCCCGCGGCGAGCAGCTCCACCTCCCACGCCGTGGGGGCAGGCTCGTCCCTTGGGGGGGAATTGGCCGCAAGGCCGACCCGCTCCGGCCAGGCGAGCGCCGCGAGCAGGGTCAGCAAGGCCAGGACCGGAAGCGTGAGAGGAACAGGGAGCGGGGGGGCGCCCGCGCGGACGCGGCGCTGGATCAGCCGCAGGGGAGGATGGTGAACGTCACGATCGGGAATGGCCCTGGCTGAGACCTCGTCGAAAGGGGCGTTACGCATGGCGGCTGCTTCCTTGACGCGGATGCGAGGCGCAAGCAATGCCACTCACGCCAGGCCGTCACGGACCGGCGGTTTGCCTGTCGCAATCCGCGTGTTGTGAGCCCCCACTCACTGCAAATAAGTATGCCTGAACTCAATTTGCGTCGCAAGAGGTTGTTGCTTCATTGTAATGTGGCACACAGTAATGTTGTCTGTCGGGCGTTATCTCGACCATGCTGGAAGGGATTTGTGGTCGGTGATGATCGTAATGCAGGGAAGCGCCGCGCCAGCAGCGCGGCTCGATGTCCGCGAGCCCCCCGCCACGCCGCCGTGGGCGGGCGGGAAGCGGGCCGGACACGCCGCCGAAACAGCCGACCCATGCCATCCCGCCCGAACAGCCCGCTGGCAAGGCGCAGGGAAAAAGCCAAGCCCGAAGCGTATTTCTCATACGTGAGGGTTCGGGTTATTCCCTGCAACGCAGCCAGCGCGGATTTATCAGGCTGCTAGCCCAGGGTGAGCACGGTCACCTGGCTGGGGGCGATGGTCATGCCCACGGCGTTGGGCAGCTCCACCAGGCAGTTCTGCCGCGTGAGGCTGGTGAGGCGCTGGCAGGGCGCGGCGTCCATGAAGATGGTGATGCAGCCCAGGGTGTAGTCGGCCTGGCCGCTCTCCAGGTGGGAGACCACGCCCAGGAGCACGCCCGGCTCGTCGCCCTCGCTCACCAGGCCCATGGACATCTGGTTGATCACGGGCATGCAGTCGATGGTGATGTTGTCGGCCGCGGGTTGGGTGGTGATGGTCTCCGCGATGTTGGGGTAGGGCACGGGCACGGGGACCACCACGGGTGTGAGGCACACGTCGGGGAAGGCCATGTCCACTCCGGCGCCGAGGGTGAGTGCGAACATCGGCGGAACCTCCTAGGCCTGGACCGGGCGGAACGCCTCGGCCTGGGCCATTTCCTGGTTGGGGGAGCGCACGAGCGCGCGCTGGGTGAGTTCGTAGACGGCGTGCTCGTCGTTCATGCCGTGGAAGCAGGCCATGGTCATGTCGGCGCGCGTGAAATCGGCGGCGGTGCAGTCCGCGTGGGAGAAGTCGGCGTGGCGCAGGTCGCACCCGACGAACTTGACCCCCCGGCACCGGGCCTTCTTGAACTGGCAACGGAAGAGGTTGGCCCCGGAGAAGTCCGCCGCGCCCAGGTCGGCCTCGGAGAAGACCGAGTTGTCGAAGACGCCCCCGGTCAGCCTGGCCCCCTTGAGCACGGCCCCAAGGTACATGCACTTGGAGCCCCTGGCCCCGGAGAGGTCCGCCCCCTCCAGGTTGGCCTTGGCGAAGAGGCTGTAGGCGATGCGCGCGCGGGCGAGCTTAACGCCCGCCAGGTTGGAGCCCGAGAAGTTCACCTGGGTGAGCGCAAGCCCCGAGAGGTCCTGCCCGGAGAGGTCGCACCCGGAGAAGAGCGCCTTCTCGAAGCTCACGTCCTTGAGCACCACGCCCTTGAAGTTGCAGCCCGTGAACACGGCCTTGTGCAGGGCCGCGCCGGTGAGATCGGCCTGGGAGAAGTCCGAGGCGCGCAGGGTGAGCTTGTCGAGCCTGGCTCCGGCGAGCCTGGCCCCCGCGAACTTGGCGTTGTCCGCCACGGACCAGTGCACCAAGGCCCCGGAGAGGTCGGCCCCGGTGAAGTCGCAGCGGCCCAGGAGCGTCATCTTGGTGGTGATGTTTTTCAGGCTGGCCCCGGCGAAGCTCGTGCCCGCCAGGTCCATCTTGGTCAGATCGCAGCCGTCCAGGGCCGCTCCGGTGAAGTCGCACTTGCGGAAGCCCGCCTGGTTCACCACGGCGCCGGAGAGGTTCGCGCCCTTGAAGTTCACCCGCTCGAAGCGGATGTGGGTGAGGTCCGCGCCGGAGAGGTCCAGTCCCGAGAGGTCCTGCCCGATGACGGGCCTGCGGTCCCGGGCCGCGTCGAGGATGTCCTGTCTGGTCATGGCTACTCCAGGAGATCGGCCTTGCCGTGCAGGGCCGTCATGGTCAGGTTGGTTCCGTCGAAGCGGGTCTTGCCCACCACGGCCTTGTGGAAGTCCACGCCGAAGCAGCTTGCGCCGCGCAGGTCCGCGGCCACGATGCGCGCCTTGGCGAAGGAGCCGAAGAGGAAGTCCGACCCGGAGAGGT
This window contains:
- a CDS encoding C40 family peptidase, giving the protein MTTGAKWTLAVLALAALAFASLGAGMAGRTSQAGPVRQDAARDAMFYLAALRGEALGLRGPGDPFHSRLTRAAFSQAGRGYVYGGAGPSGFDCSGFTSWSYAQAGHALPRTSGEQFRQGRAVDPKALRQGDLVFFGREGRVDHVGIYLADGRFIHSSRPAGGVAVSSLADPYWTRTYAGARRPDAGGAP
- a CDS encoding DUF1566 domain-containing protein, translating into MTFRTTASILAMAAFVLLHANCVLCQATLPEEYLKKPTPQQPAAAQGVKHRIAREPSSDESGGRFTVSADNILHDARTGLQWTAGQDVDTSWGSACAWATGLNLDGGGWSLPTREQLRTLAALGMASAKMPQPRTPLFGWASQGKIAWTRESHQDATVYAINLASPDEALARQENASKDFRALAVRAAGSQPPSPTGPAATSAQAQCTPDKGLETAVSIGQIRFSASGRATADTRNRFYKDQFRTGETRFIIAEAQVIPAQGARFGLPLVLTFVCAQEDGSYKATATVNNPLPPSAVYMSQAFGSDQPGRWQQGIYRVTVFNGNKELASASFTVR
- a CDS encoding hybrid sensor histidine kinase/response regulator, whose translation is MRNAPFDEVSARAIPDRDVHHPPLRLIQRRVRAGAPPLPVPLTLPVLALLTLLAALAWPERVGLAANSPPRDEPAPTAWEVELLAAGYQGMALGGLILALAAFGLGALQGRRKAVAEAVHEQARFEAVFRCAGAGIALADTQARYLSVNPAFTSMLGYDSEDLRGRPWDALAPPDASPARARMLAELLEGKREAYSLRSRLVGKDGGTVWADLTVTCVRGPDARASLVIAMLRDATLEVRLEESLRASTKAAQAASQAKSSFLANMSHEIRTPTSGMLGMLNLLRDSPLDAEQRKLLDMAAESGVNLLRVLNEILDLSRIEAGYMVLCAESVDSRGLLANLQAVFTPEARSKGLELALDVAPDMPAWFAGDTVRVRQVLFNLVGNALKFTDAGGVRVRAALERGDGGPRLVFTVEDTGIGIEPERIPDLFRPFIQADASHSRKHQGAGLGLAIVKGLVERMGGRIDLTSALGRGTTVRVALPYREASPSQGRHDEADRAWETLQTPPLRILLAEDERIIRLATSRQLERWGHGVACADNGLQALELLERAEFDCVLLDIQMPLMDGYETAARIRALESGARNRDVPVVALTAHAMKGYREQVLAAGMDDYLSKPIDLSRLRVALAKASRGRRAFLPGEAVRQGHGA
- a CDS encoding DUF4150 domain-containing protein — its product is MFALTLGAGVDMAFPDVCLTPVVVPVPVPYPNIAETITTQPAADNITIDCMPVINQMSMGLVSEGDEPGVLLGVVSHLESGQADYTLGCITIFMDAAPCQRLTSLTRQNCLVELPNAVGMTIAPSQVTVLTLG
- a CDS encoding pentapeptide repeat-containing protein, translated to MTRQDILDAARDRRPVIGQDLSGLDLSGADLTHIRFERVNFKGANLSGAVVNQAGFRKCDFTGAALDGCDLTKMDLAGTSFAGASLKNITTKMTLLGRCDFTGADLSGALVHWSVADNAKFAGARLAGARLDKLTLRASDFSQADLTGAALHKAVFTGCNFKGVVLKDVSFEKALFSGCDLSGQDLSGLALTQVNFSGSNLAGVKLARARIAYSLFAKANLEGADLSGARGSKCMYLGAVLKGARLTGGVFDNSVFSEADLGAADFSGANLFRCQFKKARCRGVKFVGCDLRHADFSHADCTAADFTRADMTMACFHGMNDEHAVYELTQRALVRSPNQEMAQAEAFRPVQA